Proteins encoded in a region of the Orcinus orca chromosome X, mOrcOrc1.1, whole genome shotgun sequence genome:
- the LOC101279172 gene encoding tubulin alpha-1C chain-like, translating into MRECISIHVGQAGVQISNFCWELYCLEHGIQPDDQMPSDKPIGGGDDSFNTFFSETGAGKHVPRTAFVDLEPTITDEVHTGTYHQLFHPEKIVTGKEDAANNYFHGHYTIGKEIIDLKAHLDHKFDLMYVKSAFVHWYVGEGMEEREFSEACEDMAALEKEYEEAGADSAEGEDEDKEY; encoded by the exons ATGCGTGAGTGCATCTCCATCCATGTTGGCCAGGCTGGTGTCCAGATCAGCAATTTCTGCTGGGAGCTCTACTGCCTGGAACATGGCATCCAGCCTGATGACCAGATGCCAAGTGACAAGCCCATTGGGGGAGGAGATGACTCCTTCAACACCTTCTTCAGTGAGACAGGTGCTGGCAAGCATGTGCCCAGGACAGCGTTTGTAGACCTGGAACCCACAATCACTGATGAAGTTCACACTGGCACCTACCACCAGCTCTTCCACCCTGAGAAGATCGTCACAGGCAAGGAAGATGCTGCCAATAACTATTTCCATGGTCATTACACCATTGGCAAGGAGATCATTGACCTT AAGGCTCACCTGGACCACAAGTTTGACCTGATGTATGTCAAGAGTGCCTTTGTTCACTGGTACGTGGGTGAGGGCATGGAGGAAAGAGAGTTTTCTGAGGCCTGTGAGGACATGGCTGCCCTTGAGAAGGAGTATGAGGAGGCTGGAGCGGATAGTGCTGAGGGAGAGGATGAGGATAAAGAGTATTAA